A part of Dermacentor variabilis isolate Ectoservices chromosome 10, ASM5094787v1, whole genome shotgun sequence genomic DNA contains:
- the LOC142559805 gene encoding uncharacterized protein LOC142559805, translated as MTSLMAKVTRQRCAFVLLGAILLATVSLSASTLDYARAQWTLRSSSTNWGRVVADYLLGEASETLAATGNVTRGKEDGAPCEKLRMTRVFGICGKDYPLGRVAIRPAVANSTTPLQIIVIADKRSRGMLLKEVLKLPQFKGASATSKFIRTFDHLLDLCRLRMYKQAEEGLRPRIPHVKRKRPERKHPDCPASGAAHLSKVPEVEGPPVPSPTK; from the exons ATGACGTCACTCATGGCGAAGGTCACGAGGCAACGTTGCGCCTTCGTCCTGCTCGGCGCGATCCTGTTGGCCACGGTTTCGCTTTCTGCCTCGACACTGGACTACGCGAGAGCTCAATGGACCCTGCGTTCGAGCTCCACGAACTGGGGCAGGGTCGTCGCCGACTACCTCCTAGGCGAAGCCAGCGAGAC GCTCGCAGCAACAGGTAACGTGACGCGAGGCAAGGAAGACGGCGCACCGTGTGAAAAGCTCAG GATGACACGGGTGTTCGGGATTTGCGGGAAAGACTACCCCTTGGGTCGCGTCGCCATCCGACCGGCGGTCGCCAACTCCACGACGCCGTTGCAGATCATCGTCATTGCGGACAAACGAAGTCGGGGAATGCTGCTCAAGGAG GTGCTCAAGCTGCCACAATTCAAGGGTGCCAGCGCAACATCAAAGTTCATTAGAACTTTCGATCACTTGCTCGACTTGTGTCGCCTACGGATGTACAAACAGGCTGAAGAAGGGTTGCGGCCTCGCATTCCACAT GTAAAGAGGAAGCGTCCAGAACGCAAGCACCCAGACTGCCCAGCCAGTGGCGCAGCCCATCTGAGCAAAGTGCCTGAAGTTGAAGGACCCCCTGTgccttcgccgaccaaataa